A genomic stretch from Hymenobacter psoromatis includes:
- a CDS encoding 50S ribosomal protein L3 produces the protein MPGIIGKKIGMTSLFTPDGKNIPCTLIEAGPCVVTQVKTVENDGYNAVQLAYGEKKAKRTTKALAGHFAKASTTPKKRLVEFRTEDLAAYTLGSTVETSLFEEGEFVDVVGTSKGKGFQGVVKRYNFQGVGGQTHGQHNRLRHPGSIGACSWPSRVFKGMRMGGRMGTDRVKIQNLKVMRIVADKNLILVSGSVPGAKNGYVFLEK, from the coding sequence ATGCCTGGCATCATCGGTAAAAAAATCGGTATGACAAGCCTCTTCACTCCGGACGGGAAAAACATCCCTTGCACGCTCATCGAAGCGGGTCCGTGCGTAGTGACGCAGGTTAAAACTGTCGAAAACGACGGCTATAACGCTGTTCAGCTTGCCTATGGCGAGAAGAAGGCTAAACGTACCACTAAGGCCCTGGCTGGCCACTTCGCCAAAGCCAGCACTACCCCCAAGAAACGCCTCGTTGAATTCCGTACGGAAGACCTCGCAGCTTATACTCTCGGCAGTACGGTTGAAACCTCGCTGTTCGAAGAGGGTGAGTTTGTTGATGTTGTAGGCACCTCAAAAGGTAAAGGTTTCCAGGGTGTTGTAAAACGCTACAACTTCCAAGGTGTGGGTGGTCAAACCCACGGTCAGCACAACCGTCTGCGTCACCCCGGTTCTATCGGGGCGTGCTCGTGGCCTTCGCGCGTATTCAAGGGAATGCGCATGGGTGGCCGCATGGGTACCGACCGCGTCAAGATTCAGAACCTGAAGGTGATGCGCATTGTGGCCGATAAGAACCTGATTTTGGTAAGCGGCTCAGTGCCCGGTGCCAAGAACGGCTACGTGTTCCTGGAGAAATAA
- a CDS encoding 50S ribosomal protein L4, with product MELSVFNSKGEDTGRKVTLSDAVFGHELNEHVMYLDVKQYLANQRQGTHKSKERAEIARTTKKLKKQKGTGGARAGSMKSGVFVGGGRMFGPRPRDYSFKLNKKTKRVARLSALSVLARDGKVALVENLAFSAPRTKDFVAVLDGLKLNNGRKTLYVTGEATDKNLLLSARNVQKVKISTAVGLNTHDLLNTDTLLISEDGLRSLEQLYTSNSAE from the coding sequence ATGGAACTGTCCGTATTCAATAGCAAAGGCGAAGACACCGGCCGCAAGGTTACGCTGTCCGACGCCGTGTTCGGCCACGAGCTGAACGAGCACGTCATGTACCTCGACGTGAAGCAGTACCTGGCCAACCAGCGCCAGGGTACGCACAAATCGAAGGAGCGCGCCGAAATCGCCCGCACCACCAAGAAACTGAAGAAGCAGAAAGGCACCGGTGGTGCCCGTGCTGGTTCGATGAAGTCGGGTGTGTTCGTAGGTGGTGGCCGCATGTTCGGTCCACGTCCGCGCGACTATAGCTTCAAGCTGAACAAGAAAACCAAGCGCGTTGCGCGTCTGTCGGCCCTTTCGGTGCTGGCCCGCGATGGCAAAGTGGCTTTGGTTGAAAACCTGGCGTTCAGCGCTCCCCGCACGAAAGACTTCGTGGCCGTTTTGGATGGCCTGAAGCTCAACAACGGTCGCAAGACCTTGTACGTGACCGGCGAAGCTACCGATAAGAACCTGCTTCTCAGCGCCCGCAACGTGCAGAAAGTGAAGATTTCAACCGCCGTAGGTCTCAACACCCACGACCTGTTGAACACCGACACGCTGCTCATCAGCGAAGACGGCCTGCGTTCGCTGGAGCAATTGTACACCTCTAACTCCGCCGAATAA
- a CDS encoding 50S ribosomal protein L23 encodes MSTLKRPIITEKATSLTETGRYVFEVERTANKVQIKKDIEQLYGVTVTGINTMRTIGKIKSKATKGGQVSGRRAHGKKAVVTLKDGDIIDFYGNI; translated from the coding sequence ATGAGCACGCTGAAACGCCCCATTATCACCGAGAAGGCTACCAGCCTCACCGAAACCGGCCGCTACGTATTCGAAGTGGAACGCACGGCCAACAAGGTGCAGATTAAAAAAGACATCGAGCAACTTTATGGCGTCACCGTGACCGGCATCAATACGATGCGCACGATTGGCAAAATCAAGTCGAAGGCTACCAAAGGTGGCCAGGTTTCGGGTCGTCGCGCCCACGGCAAAAAAGCCGTCGTGACCCTGAAAGACGGTGATATCATCGATTTCTATGGC